The Gemmatimonadaceae bacterium genome segment GGTGCGTGGTCTCCGATACGCGGACGGCGTGACCGGTGCTCGGCCTGCTGGCGTTCCGGCATCTGCTCCAGCGGCCTTGGCGGACGTTGCTCCTGCTGATCGGGTACGCGCTTGGTGTGGCCGTGATGGTAGTGCTCCTCTCGATTGGCACCGCCATGCTCACCCAGGCGCGGCGTGAGCGGTTGGTGGGGGGTGGCCAGATCACCGTACTTCCCGAGGGCATCGATGTGGAGGTGATGAAGACGGGCGGGCTGGGCGGGATGTTCCTGTCCATCGACCACGCCCGGTTCATCTACCGCCAGTTGCTGGCTTCGCCGCGGCTGGCCCCCGAGGTGCGGGCCGCGGCACCGCAGATTGTTGGTAAACTCATATACATCACGACGCCGAGCGACCGCCAGGTGCCGGTGCTGGCGAGCGGCCAGATCCCGTCGCGCAACGCAGCCGTGGGGGCGGGACCGACCTTGGCCGCTGGCACGTGGACCGACGATACGCTCGACCGGCAGTGGCGCGACCCCACGCCCTTCGAGCTACGCAACGAAATCGACCACTTCCACGTGCCACCAGCCTCGGCTGCGGGCGATCCGTCGTGGGCCGAGTGGCACTATTTCAACGTGGTTTCGGGCGACGGTAGGCAGTGGGCGTTCATCTCGTACATCGTGGCGGGCCAGGTGGCGGATGGACGGTGGGGCGGCCAGGTGTTGGTGACGCTGCACGAACAGGGGGAGCCGGCGCGGCGGTTCGTGGCCGACGCGCCGGCGAGTGCGGTACGGTTCTCGACGACGAACGCCGACCTGCGCATCGGCCAGTCGTGGGTGAGCGTACTCCCCGACGGCCGGTACCGGTTGCGCGCCGTGGCGCGTGCCGAGGCGGACGGTGCACCCCTCACCCTGGATCTCGTCGTGTCGCCGGAGCCGGGGGCGTATTTTCCCGGGGCGTCGTTCACCAGCGACTCGCTCGTTTCGGGGTACGTCGTGCCGGCGTTGCGTGCCGAGGCGAACGGGACGATCTGCGTGCGCGGCGCGTGTGAGCGGTACGATGCCGCCCAGGCCTATCACGACCACAACTGGGGCACCTGGCGGGGAGTGACATGGGAGTGGGGCGCGGGGCGGGCGGGGAAGTTGGGGGTGTTGTACGGTCGGGTCTCCGCTGGCGGCAGTCCTACCGTCCTACGGCCGCTGTTCGTGTATCTCACCGACTCGTTGGGATTCCTCGCGGTGTTCAGACCGAAAGAAATCCAGTACACCGACGGCCGGGTGATAGTCGTGAACGGGCATCGTGTGATGGTCCCGGTGTGCGGCGAGATGACCGACGTGCGCGGCGGCGACACCCTCCACGTGGAGATCGACGTGCAGGACGCGGCGGGCACGGACACCCGCGCACCGCTCATCGAGCGCGGGGAGACAGGAGCAGCGCGGGCCATCGCGCGCCCGTACTTCATTCAAATGAAGGGCTTGATGCACGTCAGCGGCCGGGTGCACGGCCAGGTGAT includes the following:
- a CDS encoding ABC transporter permease, which codes for MLGLLAFRHLLQRPWRTLLLLIGYALGVAVMVVLLSIGTAMLTQARRERLVGGGQITVLPEGIDVEVMKTGGLGGMFLSIDHARFIYRQLLASPRLAPEVRAAAPQIVGKLIYITTPSDRQVPVLASGQIPSRNAAVGAGPTLAAGTWTDDTLDRQWRDPTPFELRNEIDHFHVPPASAAGDPSWAEWHYFNVVSGDGRQWAFISYIVAGQVADGRWGGQVLVTLHEQGEPARRFVADAPASAVRFSTTNADLRIGQSWVSVLPDGRYRLRAVARAEADGAPLTLDLVVSPEPGAYFPGASFTSDSLVSGYVVPALRAEANGTICVRGACERYDAAQAYHDHNWGTWRGVTWEWGAGRAGKLGVLYGRVSAGGSPTVLRPLFVYLTDSLGFLAVFRPKEIQYTDGRVIVVNGHRVMVPVCGEMTDVRGGDTLHVEIDVQDAAGTDTRAPLIERGETGAARAIARPYFIQMKGLMHVSGRVHGQVIRGSGTGFFETYR